The following coding sequences lie in one Primulina huaijiensis isolate GDHJ02 chromosome 2, ASM1229523v2, whole genome shotgun sequence genomic window:
- the LOC140971854 gene encoding uncharacterized protein isoform X2 has product MPGTIQVSVLEFKGISSSSDRSATSVKVSIGKRCYRTQDKGDFSFPVAKLSEELAVTLVDEEGNEIAYTGIRIMQIIQKGTWDDIFSLEGGGQVHLKLRFFLNEEEKNRIRVMRESAMKKNLATASNINLNRSESTSSTRNSEEKSTHSEQNVLGSQTNFVTEVVSREAEASPASPSSSEASFVGSPSSYQKEEEIIQEIETPNAADCSQDASLVSFSHVTETQSSRVPETTPAEKIETALPIVKSKDPDLTEKVPSNVRKMISAFESGQFKDVKSLKRPTSVLQDEKDVAQSTNQSLRKAEVAHLTEDLSRNLNVSGQEDLVSSDSLPFPDLKESKSSVAALEYSEITSEEPTVEESNRSPDSLTSSNILEQDVEKYLERAASAQLEQNIAGKEGSSEDKDEKGVTKLTDQSSREFEDPFFTGYLNQMIPSVSGLRDLDSSHTEASLAPKDLESTVAPMEISGEESDRSPFYLTRQPVSETATCSGRESEVQSQEIDAYDSSDSSALEEAENETQTGLERSKVMDIQGTSDQKPKSLDFDKEEYNSPESSGLWIFPHNLERLCITTAGNQVMKIVELLHIEANTHQENEVSMESEILEQQHEIREVDIGNMPESGSFPDDSCNRLIGQAIKIAVILGFGLLVLLTRKKEPRKKKSEENDFLFSIPNQIDERTLTV; this is encoded by the exons ATGCCGGGAACTATACAAGTTTCAG TTCTGGAATTCAAGGGCATTTCTTCTTCGTCAGATCGTTCTGCAACATCCGTCAAAG TTTCCATCGGGAAAAGATGTTACCGGACTCAGGACAAGGGAGATTTCTCGTT TCCTGTTGCTAAACTTAGTGAGGAATTGGCTGTTACACTTGTGGATGAAGAAGGAAATGAAATAGCATATACAG GCATTAGGATCATGCAAATAATTCAGAAGGGAACATGGGATGATATTTTCTCGCTTGAAGGAGGCGGGCAAGTACATTTGAAGTTGCGATTTTTCCTGAACGAGGAAGAGAAAAATCGCATTCGTGTTATG AGAGAATCTGCGATGAAAAAGAATCTTGCAACCGCCTCCAACATTAACCTTAATCGTTCAGAAAGCACTAGTTCGACTCGTAATTCTGAAGAGAAGTCCACTCATAGCGAACAAAATGTCTTAG GTTCACAAACAAATTTCGTAACAGAAGTAGTGAGCCGTGAAGCTGAAGCCTCACCAGCTTCGCCATCGAGTTCTGAAGCATCCTTTGTTGGCTCACCGTCTAGTTACCAAAAGGAGGAAGAAATCATCCAAGAAATTGAAACCCCA AATGCTGCAGATTGCAGTCAAGATGCTTCTCTCGTCTCTTTTTCACATGTAACAGAAACACAATCGTCTCGAGTACCTGAAACCACACCAGCTGAGAAAATTGAAACGGCATTGCCTATTGTCAAGTCAAAGGATCCAGATCTCACGGAGAAAGTCCCCAGCAATGTGAGGAAAATGATAAGTGCATTTGAAAGTGGTCAATTTAAG GATGTGAAATCCCTCAAAAGGCCCACTTCTGTACTACAAGATGAAAAGGATGTCGCTCAATCTACCAATCAAAGTTTGAGAAAAGCTGAGGTTGCCCATCTTACTGAAGACTTGAGTCGAAACCTAAATGTCAGTGGACAAGAAGATCTTGTTTCAAGTGACTCCCTACCTTTTCCAGACCTAAAGGAGTCAAAGTCAAGTGTTGCAGCATTGGAGTATAGTGAAATTACTTCAGAGGAACCAACTGTTGAAGAAAGTAATAGATCACCGGACTCTTTAACAAGTTCCAATATACTGGAGCAGGATGTGGAAAAATACCTTGAAAGGGCAGCATCGGCACAACTTGAACAAAATATAGCTGGAAAGGAAGGTTCTTCGGAGGACAAAGACGAGAAGGGCGTCACCAAATTAACCGATCAAAGTTCAAGAGAATTTGAGGATCCCTTTTTTACAGGATACTTGAATCAAATGATACCAAGTGTTAGTGGACTAAGAGACTTAGATTCGAGTCACACTGAAGCATCTTTAGCCCCTAAGGATTTGGAGTCAACTGTTGCTCCAATGGAAATAAGTGGGGAAGAAAGTGATAGATCACCGTTTTATCTAACGAGGCAACCAGTTTCAGAAACAGCTACATGTTCGGGAAGAGAGTCTGAGGTACAATCTCAAGAAATAGATGCTTATGATTCTTCTGATTCTTCAGCTTTAGAAGAAGCAGAAAATGAGACACAAACAGGACTTGAACGTTCAAAAGTTATGGATATTCAAGGGACTTCAGATCAGAAACCAAAATCGCTGGACTTTGATAAAGAAGAATATAATTCCCCTGAAAGCTCTGGTTTGTGGATATTCCCGCACAATTTGGAACGTTTATGTATTACAACTGCTGGCAACCAAGTGATGAAAATAGTAGAGCTTCTACATATTGAAGCCAATACCCACCAAGAAAATGAGGTTTCTATGGAATCAGAAATCTTGGAGCAG CAACATGAAATACGTGAAGTAGACATTGGTAATATGCCAGAATCTGGTAGCTTTCCAGACGACTCATGTAACAGACTAATTGGGCAG GCTATCAAAATTGCTGTGATTCTTGGTTTTGGATTATTAGTTCTTCTCACCCGAAAAAAGGAACCTCG GAAGAAAAAGTCTGAAGAAAATGATTTTCTCTTCAGTATTCCAAATCAAATTGATGAAAGAACATTAACCGTGTAA
- the LOC140971854 gene encoding uncharacterized protein isoform X4, with the protein MPGTIQVSVLEFKGISSSSDRSATSVKVSIGKRCYRTQDKGDFSFPVAKLSEELAVTLVDEEGNEIAYTGIRIMQIIQKGTWDDIFSLEGGGQVHLKLRFFLNEEEKNRIRVMRESAMKKNLATASNINLNRSESTSSTRNSEEKSTHSEQNVLEVVSREAEASPASPSSSEASFVGSPSSYQKEEEIIQEIETPNAADCSQDASLVSFSHVTETQSSRVPETTPAEKIETALPIVKSKDPDLTEKVPSNVRKMISAFESGQFKDVKSLKRPTSVLQDEKDVAQSTNQSLRKAEVAHLTEDLSRNLNVSGQEDLVSSDSLPFPDLKESKSSVAALEYSEITSEEPTVEESNRSPDSLTSSNILEQDVEKYLERAASAQLEQNIAGKEGSSEDKDEKGVTKLTDQSSREFEDPFFTGYLNQMIPSVSGLRDLDSSHTEASLAPKDLESTVAPMEISGEESDRSPFYLTRQPVSETATCSGRESEVQSQEIDAYDSSDSSALEEAENETQTGLERSKVMDIQGTSDQKPKSLDFDKEEYNSPESSGLWIFPHNLERLCITTAGNQVMKIVELLHIEANTHQENEVSMESEILEQQHEIREVDIGNMPESGSFPDDSCNRLIGQAIKIAVILGFGLLVLLTRKKEPRKKKSEENDFLFSIPNQIDERTLTV; encoded by the exons ATGCCGGGAACTATACAAGTTTCAG TTCTGGAATTCAAGGGCATTTCTTCTTCGTCAGATCGTTCTGCAACATCCGTCAAAG TTTCCATCGGGAAAAGATGTTACCGGACTCAGGACAAGGGAGATTTCTCGTT TCCTGTTGCTAAACTTAGTGAGGAATTGGCTGTTACACTTGTGGATGAAGAAGGAAATGAAATAGCATATACAG GCATTAGGATCATGCAAATAATTCAGAAGGGAACATGGGATGATATTTTCTCGCTTGAAGGAGGCGGGCAAGTACATTTGAAGTTGCGATTTTTCCTGAACGAGGAAGAGAAAAATCGCATTCGTGTTATG AGAGAATCTGCGATGAAAAAGAATCTTGCAACCGCCTCCAACATTAACCTTAATCGTTCAGAAAGCACTAGTTCGACTCGTAATTCTGAAGAGAAGTCCACTCATAGCGAACAAAATGTCTTAG AAGTAGTGAGCCGTGAAGCTGAAGCCTCACCAGCTTCGCCATCGAGTTCTGAAGCATCCTTTGTTGGCTCACCGTCTAGTTACCAAAAGGAGGAAGAAATCATCCAAGAAATTGAAACCCCA AATGCTGCAGATTGCAGTCAAGATGCTTCTCTCGTCTCTTTTTCACATGTAACAGAAACACAATCGTCTCGAGTACCTGAAACCACACCAGCTGAGAAAATTGAAACGGCATTGCCTATTGTCAAGTCAAAGGATCCAGATCTCACGGAGAAAGTCCCCAGCAATGTGAGGAAAATGATAAGTGCATTTGAAAGTGGTCAATTTAAG GATGTGAAATCCCTCAAAAGGCCCACTTCTGTACTACAAGATGAAAAGGATGTCGCTCAATCTACCAATCAAAGTTTGAGAAAAGCTGAGGTTGCCCATCTTACTGAAGACTTGAGTCGAAACCTAAATGTCAGTGGACAAGAAGATCTTGTTTCAAGTGACTCCCTACCTTTTCCAGACCTAAAGGAGTCAAAGTCAAGTGTTGCAGCATTGGAGTATAGTGAAATTACTTCAGAGGAACCAACTGTTGAAGAAAGTAATAGATCACCGGACTCTTTAACAAGTTCCAATATACTGGAGCAGGATGTGGAAAAATACCTTGAAAGGGCAGCATCGGCACAACTTGAACAAAATATAGCTGGAAAGGAAGGTTCTTCGGAGGACAAAGACGAGAAGGGCGTCACCAAATTAACCGATCAAAGTTCAAGAGAATTTGAGGATCCCTTTTTTACAGGATACTTGAATCAAATGATACCAAGTGTTAGTGGACTAAGAGACTTAGATTCGAGTCACACTGAAGCATCTTTAGCCCCTAAGGATTTGGAGTCAACTGTTGCTCCAATGGAAATAAGTGGGGAAGAAAGTGATAGATCACCGTTTTATCTAACGAGGCAACCAGTTTCAGAAACAGCTACATGTTCGGGAAGAGAGTCTGAGGTACAATCTCAAGAAATAGATGCTTATGATTCTTCTGATTCTTCAGCTTTAGAAGAAGCAGAAAATGAGACACAAACAGGACTTGAACGTTCAAAAGTTATGGATATTCAAGGGACTTCAGATCAGAAACCAAAATCGCTGGACTTTGATAAAGAAGAATATAATTCCCCTGAAAGCTCTGGTTTGTGGATATTCCCGCACAATTTGGAACGTTTATGTATTACAACTGCTGGCAACCAAGTGATGAAAATAGTAGAGCTTCTACATATTGAAGCCAATACCCACCAAGAAAATGAGGTTTCTATGGAATCAGAAATCTTGGAGCAG CAACATGAAATACGTGAAGTAGACATTGGTAATATGCCAGAATCTGGTAGCTTTCCAGACGACTCATGTAACAGACTAATTGGGCAG GCTATCAAAATTGCTGTGATTCTTGGTTTTGGATTATTAGTTCTTCTCACCCGAAAAAAGGAACCTCG GAAGAAAAAGTCTGAAGAAAATGATTTTCTCTTCAGTATTCCAAATCAAATTGATGAAAGAACATTAACCGTGTAA
- the LOC140971854 gene encoding uncharacterized protein isoform X3 encodes MPGTIQVSVLEFKGISSSSDRSATSVKVSIGKRCYRTQDKGDFSFEELAVTLVDEEGNEIAYTGIRIMQIIQKGTWDDIFSLEGGGQVHLKLRFFLNEEEKNRIRVMRESAMKKNLATASNINLNRSESTSSTRNSEEKSTHSEQNVLGLIHFQGSQTNFVTEVVSREAEASPASPSSSEASFVGSPSSYQKEEEIIQEIETPNAADCSQDASLVSFSHVTETQSSRVPETTPAEKIETALPIVKSKDPDLTEKVPSNVRKMISAFESGQFKDVKSLKRPTSVLQDEKDVAQSTNQSLRKAEVAHLTEDLSRNLNVSGQEDLVSSDSLPFPDLKESKSSVAALEYSEITSEEPTVEESNRSPDSLTSSNILEQDVEKYLERAASAQLEQNIAGKEGSSEDKDEKGVTKLTDQSSREFEDPFFTGYLNQMIPSVSGLRDLDSSHTEASLAPKDLESTVAPMEISGEESDRSPFYLTRQPVSETATCSGRESEVQSQEIDAYDSSDSSALEEAENETQTGLERSKVMDIQGTSDQKPKSLDFDKEEYNSPESSGLWIFPHNLERLCITTAGNQVMKIVELLHIEANTHQENEVSMESEILEQQHEIREVDIGNMPESGSFPDDSCNRLIGQAIKIAVILGFGLLVLLTRKKEPRKKKSEENDFLFSIPNQIDERTLTV; translated from the exons ATGCCGGGAACTATACAAGTTTCAG TTCTGGAATTCAAGGGCATTTCTTCTTCGTCAGATCGTTCTGCAACATCCGTCAAAG TTTCCATCGGGAAAAGATGTTACCGGACTCAGGACAAGGGAGATTTCTCGTT TGAGGAATTGGCTGTTACACTTGTGGATGAAGAAGGAAATGAAATAGCATATACAG GCATTAGGATCATGCAAATAATTCAGAAGGGAACATGGGATGATATTTTCTCGCTTGAAGGAGGCGGGCAAGTACATTTGAAGTTGCGATTTTTCCTGAACGAGGAAGAGAAAAATCGCATTCGTGTTATG AGAGAATCTGCGATGAAAAAGAATCTTGCAACCGCCTCCAACATTAACCTTAATCGTTCAGAAAGCACTAGTTCGACTCGTAATTCTGAAGAGAAGTCCACTCATAGCGAACAAAATGTCTTAG gaCTGATTCATTTTCAAGGTTCACAAACAAATTTCGTAACAGAAGTAGTGAGCCGTGAAGCTGAAGCCTCACCAGCTTCGCCATCGAGTTCTGAAGCATCCTTTGTTGGCTCACCGTCTAGTTACCAAAAGGAGGAAGAAATCATCCAAGAAATTGAAACCCCA AATGCTGCAGATTGCAGTCAAGATGCTTCTCTCGTCTCTTTTTCACATGTAACAGAAACACAATCGTCTCGAGTACCTGAAACCACACCAGCTGAGAAAATTGAAACGGCATTGCCTATTGTCAAGTCAAAGGATCCAGATCTCACGGAGAAAGTCCCCAGCAATGTGAGGAAAATGATAAGTGCATTTGAAAGTGGTCAATTTAAG GATGTGAAATCCCTCAAAAGGCCCACTTCTGTACTACAAGATGAAAAGGATGTCGCTCAATCTACCAATCAAAGTTTGAGAAAAGCTGAGGTTGCCCATCTTACTGAAGACTTGAGTCGAAACCTAAATGTCAGTGGACAAGAAGATCTTGTTTCAAGTGACTCCCTACCTTTTCCAGACCTAAAGGAGTCAAAGTCAAGTGTTGCAGCATTGGAGTATAGTGAAATTACTTCAGAGGAACCAACTGTTGAAGAAAGTAATAGATCACCGGACTCTTTAACAAGTTCCAATATACTGGAGCAGGATGTGGAAAAATACCTTGAAAGGGCAGCATCGGCACAACTTGAACAAAATATAGCTGGAAAGGAAGGTTCTTCGGAGGACAAAGACGAGAAGGGCGTCACCAAATTAACCGATCAAAGTTCAAGAGAATTTGAGGATCCCTTTTTTACAGGATACTTGAATCAAATGATACCAAGTGTTAGTGGACTAAGAGACTTAGATTCGAGTCACACTGAAGCATCTTTAGCCCCTAAGGATTTGGAGTCAACTGTTGCTCCAATGGAAATAAGTGGGGAAGAAAGTGATAGATCACCGTTTTATCTAACGAGGCAACCAGTTTCAGAAACAGCTACATGTTCGGGAAGAGAGTCTGAGGTACAATCTCAAGAAATAGATGCTTATGATTCTTCTGATTCTTCAGCTTTAGAAGAAGCAGAAAATGAGACACAAACAGGACTTGAACGTTCAAAAGTTATGGATATTCAAGGGACTTCAGATCAGAAACCAAAATCGCTGGACTTTGATAAAGAAGAATATAATTCCCCTGAAAGCTCTGGTTTGTGGATATTCCCGCACAATTTGGAACGTTTATGTATTACAACTGCTGGCAACCAAGTGATGAAAATAGTAGAGCTTCTACATATTGAAGCCAATACCCACCAAGAAAATGAGGTTTCTATGGAATCAGAAATCTTGGAGCAG CAACATGAAATACGTGAAGTAGACATTGGTAATATGCCAGAATCTGGTAGCTTTCCAGACGACTCATGTAACAGACTAATTGGGCAG GCTATCAAAATTGCTGTGATTCTTGGTTTTGGATTATTAGTTCTTCTCACCCGAAAAAAGGAACCTCG GAAGAAAAAGTCTGAAGAAAATGATTTTCTCTTCAGTATTCCAAATCAAATTGATGAAAGAACATTAACCGTGTAA
- the LOC140971854 gene encoding uncharacterized protein isoform X5, which translates to MPGTIQVSVLEFKGISSSSDRSATSVKVSIGKRCYRTQDKGDFSFPVAKLSEELAVTLVDEEGNEIAYTGIRIMQIIQKGTWDDIFSLEGGGQVHLKLRFFLNEEEKNRIRVMRESAMKKNLATASNINLNRSESTSSTRNSEEKSTHSEQNVLGLIHFQGSQTNFVTEVVSREAEASPASPSSSEASFVGSPSSYQKEEEIIQEIETPNAADCSQDASLVSFSHVTETQSSRVPETTPAEKIETALPIVKSKDPDLTEKVPSNVRKMISAFESGQFKDVKSLKRPTSVLQDEKDVAQSTNQSLRKAEVAHLTEDLSRNLNVSGQEDLVSSDSLPFPDLKESKSSVAALEYSEITSEEPTVEESNRSPDSLTSSNILEQDVEKYLERAASAQLEQNIAGKEGSSEDKDEKGVTKLTDQSSREFEDPFFTGYLNQMIPSVSGLRDLDSSHTEASLAPKDLESTVAPMEISGEESDRSPFYLTRQPVSETATCSGRESEVQSQEIDAYDSSDSSALEEAENETQTGLERSKVMDIQGTSDQKPKSLDFDKEEYNSPESSGLWIFPHNLERLCITTAGNQVMKIVELLHIEANTHQENEVSMESEILEQAIKIAVILGFGLLVLLTRKKEPRKKKSEENDFLFSIPNQIDERTLTV; encoded by the exons ATGCCGGGAACTATACAAGTTTCAG TTCTGGAATTCAAGGGCATTTCTTCTTCGTCAGATCGTTCTGCAACATCCGTCAAAG TTTCCATCGGGAAAAGATGTTACCGGACTCAGGACAAGGGAGATTTCTCGTT TCCTGTTGCTAAACTTAGTGAGGAATTGGCTGTTACACTTGTGGATGAAGAAGGAAATGAAATAGCATATACAG GCATTAGGATCATGCAAATAATTCAGAAGGGAACATGGGATGATATTTTCTCGCTTGAAGGAGGCGGGCAAGTACATTTGAAGTTGCGATTTTTCCTGAACGAGGAAGAGAAAAATCGCATTCGTGTTATG AGAGAATCTGCGATGAAAAAGAATCTTGCAACCGCCTCCAACATTAACCTTAATCGTTCAGAAAGCACTAGTTCGACTCGTAATTCTGAAGAGAAGTCCACTCATAGCGAACAAAATGTCTTAG gaCTGATTCATTTTCAAGGTTCACAAACAAATTTCGTAACAGAAGTAGTGAGCCGTGAAGCTGAAGCCTCACCAGCTTCGCCATCGAGTTCTGAAGCATCCTTTGTTGGCTCACCGTCTAGTTACCAAAAGGAGGAAGAAATCATCCAAGAAATTGAAACCCCA AATGCTGCAGATTGCAGTCAAGATGCTTCTCTCGTCTCTTTTTCACATGTAACAGAAACACAATCGTCTCGAGTACCTGAAACCACACCAGCTGAGAAAATTGAAACGGCATTGCCTATTGTCAAGTCAAAGGATCCAGATCTCACGGAGAAAGTCCCCAGCAATGTGAGGAAAATGATAAGTGCATTTGAAAGTGGTCAATTTAAG GATGTGAAATCCCTCAAAAGGCCCACTTCTGTACTACAAGATGAAAAGGATGTCGCTCAATCTACCAATCAAAGTTTGAGAAAAGCTGAGGTTGCCCATCTTACTGAAGACTTGAGTCGAAACCTAAATGTCAGTGGACAAGAAGATCTTGTTTCAAGTGACTCCCTACCTTTTCCAGACCTAAAGGAGTCAAAGTCAAGTGTTGCAGCATTGGAGTATAGTGAAATTACTTCAGAGGAACCAACTGTTGAAGAAAGTAATAGATCACCGGACTCTTTAACAAGTTCCAATATACTGGAGCAGGATGTGGAAAAATACCTTGAAAGGGCAGCATCGGCACAACTTGAACAAAATATAGCTGGAAAGGAAGGTTCTTCGGAGGACAAAGACGAGAAGGGCGTCACCAAATTAACCGATCAAAGTTCAAGAGAATTTGAGGATCCCTTTTTTACAGGATACTTGAATCAAATGATACCAAGTGTTAGTGGACTAAGAGACTTAGATTCGAGTCACACTGAAGCATCTTTAGCCCCTAAGGATTTGGAGTCAACTGTTGCTCCAATGGAAATAAGTGGGGAAGAAAGTGATAGATCACCGTTTTATCTAACGAGGCAACCAGTTTCAGAAACAGCTACATGTTCGGGAAGAGAGTCTGAGGTACAATCTCAAGAAATAGATGCTTATGATTCTTCTGATTCTTCAGCTTTAGAAGAAGCAGAAAATGAGACACAAACAGGACTTGAACGTTCAAAAGTTATGGATATTCAAGGGACTTCAGATCAGAAACCAAAATCGCTGGACTTTGATAAAGAAGAATATAATTCCCCTGAAAGCTCTGGTTTGTGGATATTCCCGCACAATTTGGAACGTTTATGTATTACAACTGCTGGCAACCAAGTGATGAAAATAGTAGAGCTTCTACATATTGAAGCCAATACCCACCAAGAAAATGAGGTTTCTATGGAATCAGAAATCTTGGAGCAG GCTATCAAAATTGCTGTGATTCTTGGTTTTGGATTATTAGTTCTTCTCACCCGAAAAAAGGAACCTCG GAAGAAAAAGTCTGAAGAAAATGATTTTCTCTTCAGTATTCCAAATCAAATTGATGAAAGAACATTAACCGTGTAA
- the LOC140971854 gene encoding uncharacterized protein isoform X1 — protein sequence MPGTIQVSVLEFKGISSSSDRSATSVKVSIGKRCYRTQDKGDFSFPVAKLSEELAVTLVDEEGNEIAYTGIRIMQIIQKGTWDDIFSLEGGGQVHLKLRFFLNEEEKNRIRVMRESAMKKNLATASNINLNRSESTSSTRNSEEKSTHSEQNVLGLIHFQGSQTNFVTEVVSREAEASPASPSSSEASFVGSPSSYQKEEEIIQEIETPNAADCSQDASLVSFSHVTETQSSRVPETTPAEKIETALPIVKSKDPDLTEKVPSNVRKMISAFESGQFKDVKSLKRPTSVLQDEKDVAQSTNQSLRKAEVAHLTEDLSRNLNVSGQEDLVSSDSLPFPDLKESKSSVAALEYSEITSEEPTVEESNRSPDSLTSSNILEQDVEKYLERAASAQLEQNIAGKEGSSEDKDEKGVTKLTDQSSREFEDPFFTGYLNQMIPSVSGLRDLDSSHTEASLAPKDLESTVAPMEISGEESDRSPFYLTRQPVSETATCSGRESEVQSQEIDAYDSSDSSALEEAENETQTGLERSKVMDIQGTSDQKPKSLDFDKEEYNSPESSGLWIFPHNLERLCITTAGNQVMKIVELLHIEANTHQENEVSMESEILEQQHEIREVDIGNMPESGSFPDDSCNRLIGQAIKIAVILGFGLLVLLTRKKEPRKKKSEENDFLFSIPNQIDERTLTV from the exons ATGCCGGGAACTATACAAGTTTCAG TTCTGGAATTCAAGGGCATTTCTTCTTCGTCAGATCGTTCTGCAACATCCGTCAAAG TTTCCATCGGGAAAAGATGTTACCGGACTCAGGACAAGGGAGATTTCTCGTT TCCTGTTGCTAAACTTAGTGAGGAATTGGCTGTTACACTTGTGGATGAAGAAGGAAATGAAATAGCATATACAG GCATTAGGATCATGCAAATAATTCAGAAGGGAACATGGGATGATATTTTCTCGCTTGAAGGAGGCGGGCAAGTACATTTGAAGTTGCGATTTTTCCTGAACGAGGAAGAGAAAAATCGCATTCGTGTTATG AGAGAATCTGCGATGAAAAAGAATCTTGCAACCGCCTCCAACATTAACCTTAATCGTTCAGAAAGCACTAGTTCGACTCGTAATTCTGAAGAGAAGTCCACTCATAGCGAACAAAATGTCTTAG gaCTGATTCATTTTCAAGGTTCACAAACAAATTTCGTAACAGAAGTAGTGAGCCGTGAAGCTGAAGCCTCACCAGCTTCGCCATCGAGTTCTGAAGCATCCTTTGTTGGCTCACCGTCTAGTTACCAAAAGGAGGAAGAAATCATCCAAGAAATTGAAACCCCA AATGCTGCAGATTGCAGTCAAGATGCTTCTCTCGTCTCTTTTTCACATGTAACAGAAACACAATCGTCTCGAGTACCTGAAACCACACCAGCTGAGAAAATTGAAACGGCATTGCCTATTGTCAAGTCAAAGGATCCAGATCTCACGGAGAAAGTCCCCAGCAATGTGAGGAAAATGATAAGTGCATTTGAAAGTGGTCAATTTAAG GATGTGAAATCCCTCAAAAGGCCCACTTCTGTACTACAAGATGAAAAGGATGTCGCTCAATCTACCAATCAAAGTTTGAGAAAAGCTGAGGTTGCCCATCTTACTGAAGACTTGAGTCGAAACCTAAATGTCAGTGGACAAGAAGATCTTGTTTCAAGTGACTCCCTACCTTTTCCAGACCTAAAGGAGTCAAAGTCAAGTGTTGCAGCATTGGAGTATAGTGAAATTACTTCAGAGGAACCAACTGTTGAAGAAAGTAATAGATCACCGGACTCTTTAACAAGTTCCAATATACTGGAGCAGGATGTGGAAAAATACCTTGAAAGGGCAGCATCGGCACAACTTGAACAAAATATAGCTGGAAAGGAAGGTTCTTCGGAGGACAAAGACGAGAAGGGCGTCACCAAATTAACCGATCAAAGTTCAAGAGAATTTGAGGATCCCTTTTTTACAGGATACTTGAATCAAATGATACCAAGTGTTAGTGGACTAAGAGACTTAGATTCGAGTCACACTGAAGCATCTTTAGCCCCTAAGGATTTGGAGTCAACTGTTGCTCCAATGGAAATAAGTGGGGAAGAAAGTGATAGATCACCGTTTTATCTAACGAGGCAACCAGTTTCAGAAACAGCTACATGTTCGGGAAGAGAGTCTGAGGTACAATCTCAAGAAATAGATGCTTATGATTCTTCTGATTCTTCAGCTTTAGAAGAAGCAGAAAATGAGACACAAACAGGACTTGAACGTTCAAAAGTTATGGATATTCAAGGGACTTCAGATCAGAAACCAAAATCGCTGGACTTTGATAAAGAAGAATATAATTCCCCTGAAAGCTCTGGTTTGTGGATATTCCCGCACAATTTGGAACGTTTATGTATTACAACTGCTGGCAACCAAGTGATGAAAATAGTAGAGCTTCTACATATTGAAGCCAATACCCACCAAGAAAATGAGGTTTCTATGGAATCAGAAATCTTGGAGCAG CAACATGAAATACGTGAAGTAGACATTGGTAATATGCCAGAATCTGGTAGCTTTCCAGACGACTCATGTAACAGACTAATTGGGCAG GCTATCAAAATTGCTGTGATTCTTGGTTTTGGATTATTAGTTCTTCTCACCCGAAAAAAGGAACCTCG GAAGAAAAAGTCTGAAGAAAATGATTTTCTCTTCAGTATTCCAAATCAAATTGATGAAAGAACATTAACCGTGTAA